A DNA window from Brassica napus cultivar Da-Ae chromosome C1, Da-Ae, whole genome shotgun sequence contains the following coding sequences:
- the LOC111211247 gene encoding uncharacterized protein LOC111211247, with amino-acid sequence MTFLPTSGSGKTYLKGPQRLVKRLLLRYGAGYLSMKCPFFCRVCMFHFSSFDVFITHLKSRQHKKELLLSVVPLYYINNYPDNTCTLCEYPYYNDTNRKLHLESDEHKEAAASVSHEKASLVVPLNTSQEKDGANRKITSEEPIFA; translated from the exons ATGACTTTTCTTCCCACAAGTGGCTCTGGGAAGACTTACTTGAAG ggtCCACAGAGACTTGTGAAGAGACTCCTCTTAAGATACGGAGCAGGATACTTGAGTATGAAATGCCCTTTTTTTTGCCGAGTATGCATGTTTCATTTCTCGAGCTTTGATGTTTTCATCACCCATCTTAAGAGTAGACAACACAAAAAGGAG TTGCTTCTCAGTGTGGTTCCTTTGTACTACATTAACAATTATCCTGACAATACTTGCACACTTTGCGAGTATCCATATTACAACGATACTAATAGGAAGCTCCACTTGGAAAGTGATGAACACAAA GAGGCCGCAGCAAGTGTCTCTCATGAGAAGGCTTCCCTTGTCGTTCCACTCAACACCAGTCAAGAAAAGGATGGCGCCAACAGGAAGATAACTTCAGAAGAGCCTATCTTCGCCTAG